The genomic interval GGACCCGGTAGCCGTAGAAGGTCTCGACCGTGCCGTCGTCGCGACGCAGTGGCAGCTGCACCCGGATCTCGCGGTACGTCCCGTTGAGCACGTCCCGGGTCTGATCGTCGATGCCGAGCTGGTGGGCGACATCGTCGAAGAAGTACTGGACGGACTCGAACGGGCTCAGATCGGTGCTCAGGTTGACCACGGCACTCCTCGCTGTGTCTTGTCCTGCCCGGCTGCGGCGCTATGCGTCCACCTGGCGCACAGCCGTCTCGTATGGTGGCGCGGGTTTCGGCTCCGGCCCGCTCGGGATCATTCGGTCGCCACGGTCCGCATGATCCATGCTCACACTGGTCCACACAAGAGGCTCTGGATGTGCGACAATCGCGTCCGTGGTGTTACAAGCTTGGCAAGTGGCCTTGAACGCGCTAAGAATGAACATCTGACAAAGGCTCAGGGGGCCTGTTGGCATGTGGACGTGGCTGCGCTGGCTGCTCTTGGCACTTCTCGTCTACTACATCGTCGTCTTTCCTCAGGAAGCGGCGCAGTTGACGCAGGCGATCGTGGGCGGAGCCGTCAGACTGTTCGTCGGCGCCGCGGACGCCGCGGCGACATTCCTGCAGAGCCTCTGACACGCCCACCACTCCATCACCTCGGCGCCGCATGACTGACCTTGCTGATGTCGGGCTTCCGGACCCGACCCCGTACCTTCTGCCTGAAGAGAAGGTCCGCCTCATCGTGCGGCGGCATCACCCGATCGTGCTGGTGCCGGTCGCGGCGCTGGCGGCGTTGATCATCGTCGGCGTGGTCGTGGCGCTGCTGTCGGCGCCGACGGCGGAGATGCTGGCAGTGGGCGCGTTGATCATCGTCGGCACGCTGCTGTGGGTCGGCTACCGCTGGCTGCGCTGGAACCGCACCGTGCTTGTCGTTACGAACCGCCGGCTGTTCCAGTTGGTGGCGCTCGGCATCAGACGGGTGAACGTGCTGCCGGT from Euzebyales bacterium carries:
- a CDS encoding PH domain-containing protein gives rise to the protein MTDLADVGLPDPTPYLLPEEKVRLIVRRHHPIVLVPVAALAALIIVGVVVALLSAPTAEMLAVGALIIVGTLLWVGYRWLRWNRTVLVVTNRRLFQLVALGIRRVNVLPVVRQSVVFRQSPIGRAAGYGRVQVQTPTGATLHDFNWLAEAARFRDAVTDVAA